The Amblyraja radiata isolate CabotCenter1 chromosome 5, sAmbRad1.1.pri, whole genome shotgun sequence genome includes the window cacatcctctatcctcatctattgtatccgttgttcagGGCGTGGACTCGTACATTGACgataccaaacgtagactgggcaattGTGTCGCTGAACAATCCGTCTggacaacctgatctcccggctgccAAACATTAAttacccttcccattccaacactgacctttctgtactaGGTCTCTTTCATTatcagtgaggctaaacacaaattggaggaataacatcttatattttgcttgggcaacttacaactcgGGTATATTGAtccctccaacttcaagtaacccccttCTCATTCTCACCGAGCAAACAGCTAATGGCGTTTCCTTTATAATTGttacttttttccccatatctttcattcatgtgttctatatctctctccataCATttctgtctctcgtttccctttcccctgactagtctgaagggtctcgacccgaaacttcacccattccttttctcgagagatgctgcctacctgctgagttactccaacattttgtctatctttggtaaaaagGACTTTCCAGCACAGATCCCTTGCAATTTGTCATTGAAAAAAAACTTAAACCCAACAGACTCTTAAAAATGTATTAGatgccaagatacagtgaaatagaaacatagaaaataggtgcaggaggaggccattcagccattcgagccagcaccgccattcattgcgatcatggctgatcgtcccctatcaataacccgtgcctgccttctccctatacctCGACTccttcattaatatatatggtaaacagttgcggccccaacaccgagccttgcggcactccactcgccactgcctcccattctgaaaaggacccgttcactcctactctttgcttctggtctgccaaccaattttctatccatgtcaacaccctacccccaataccatgtgctctaattttagtcaccagtctcccgcgcgggaccttatcaaaggctttctgaaagtctagatacactgcatccactggcaccccttcatccattttacttgtcacatcctcaaaaaattccagattagtcgagcacgatttccctttcataaatccatgttgacttggactaatccttttactgctatccaaataccccattattacctctttaataattgactccagcatctttcccaccaccaaagtcaggctaactggtctgtaattccccgttttctctctcgctcctttattgaaaagtggggtaacattagctatcctccaatccacaagaactgatcctaaatctattgaacattggaaaatgatcaccaatgtgtccactatttctagagcaacctccctgaggaccctgggatgcagaccatcagacccaggggatttatcatccttcagtcccattagcctacccaatactatttctcgcctattgaaaatttatttcagttcctctacccccttagatcctgtcctccagtacatctgggagattgtttgtgtcttccttagtgaagacagatccgaagtacctattcaactcttctgccatttccttgttgcccataataatttcacctgtgtctgccttcaagggacccacatttgactttgctactctttttctcttaacatatctaaagaagcttttactgtcctttatatttctggccagcttcccttcgtacttcatcttttcggcCCGTAttacccgttttgtttccttctgttgtcctatgaaagtttcccaatcttctggctactctttgctctgttatacatcttttattttgttttattctatccctaacttctcgtcagccacggttgcctcctactccccttagaatctttcttcctttttggaatgaaataatcctgcgtcttccggattatgtcgatattcctgccattgctgttccaccatcattcctgctaggatccctttccagtctactttggccaactcccctctcatgccttcatagtcccctttgttcaactgcatcactgccacttccgatttaaccttctccttctcaaaaacGAATCATAttctgatcactacctccaagcggttcccttacctcgagttctcttatcatatctggttcattcgacaacactaaatccagaattgccttttctctggtcggctccattacaagctgctctaagaatccatctcggaggcattctacactcTCTTtcgtggggtcctgaaccaacctgattttcccagtctacctgcaaatGGCAGAAAGGGATCACCATTTTAATTTCCATCAGGTAATAAACCTGAAGGTGAGCAGAAACAAATCGACTTCAAAGTCCAGGGCTCAATTCTGACTCACGGTGCTGGCAACGTGGAGTTGGcttaaaaaagacaaagtgctggggtaacttagtgggtcaggcagcatctctgaagatcatggataggtaacattttggggtcAAGAGACTCCTGCAATGACATGTTCCTGTTAAGTGTGCATGGTTTCCGTGATCACATCAGCTTGCTTTGGATGCTGGAGCTTCTGCCAAtaacccccccccaaaaaaaaacatTCTAGCTGGCAGATTGATTGCTGTAAATTGAGAGCAAATGGATAGCAGATAATTTGGTGTACGGGGTGTTAATTGGTATGATTTGATGAAACCGGTTGCTGGAAAATAAGTATTGGATCAAGAGTTGTTCAAATGTTGGCAAACTCATTTGACTAAACTGGTGGTAATTAAAATAGCTTGTCCTCCTTACACCTATCATCACATCAGCCATAGTATCAGTTTAGTTTccttattggggaagtccaggacaaggggtcacagtttaaggataagggggaaatcctttagaaccgagatgagaaaaacatttttccacggagagtggtgagtctctggaactctctgccacagaaggtagttgaggccagttcattggttatatttaagagggagttagatgtggcccttgtggcaaaagggatcagggggtatggagagaaggcaggtacaggatactgagttggatgatcagccatgatcatattgaatggcggtgcaggctcgaaggggcgaatggcctactcctgcacctattttctattggtaACAAAGAAAAGGTGTGTACAAAAATGTAAAGATGGCTCTAGTCGCCCCAGTGAGGTGCAGCACCTCTATAAAATCGCAGTACTCTGCCACAGTGAATTGCCTGCAGTGTTAAATGCTATTGTACCAACTCACCTCAGTGCCGATTCACTGCAGCACTCAACACCCACTGAAAAAAAGCTGTTCAAATGCAAGGCACCAAATGTAAATGTTTGAAACTTTATTTAGAAAGTGCATTTTGattaaaatatttacatattaaAACCCACTGAAAACTGCTATAAACAAAACAGTGGCTAAAGCCAATTAGGCTCCTTTATAGAATGCTTGACAACACAAATCCTCATTCAAGTGTTTCTACAACAAAATGACATACACCCTCTGTTGCAGAGTGCTGTAAACTATGTAATTATACAGTTACACTTGAAGTAACATGTGTATCTTTTATTGCTTTCAAAATCCTACAATGTGCAATCTCCAACTCCAAATTTTGGAATTAGTATGAATGCAGCCTTGTGCCCAAACCGGGTTATTATGAATGCAAACTGAAAAGTCAGTGATGTGTGGAACTAACACGTCAGCTTTTTAAATCCTATTTTGCCATCCGACTGCAAATCTTCGCCATCCTTTCAAAACTCGGCATCCAGTGAGAAAGAATTGTCAGCACTCTTggccatcacacccatcctctgaTACTCTCCAACTCTCTTTTCAAAAAAATTAGTTTTGCCTTCTAAAGAAATGTTCTCCATAAAGTCAAACGGATTCTCAGCTTTATAGATCTAGAAATAAATAGTTAACACTTGGTTAATTTAGCATTAAGGATTCAATAatattgaagcaaagcaagaatttcattgtcctatacagggacacatgacaataaactaacttgaacttgaacttgaactatattGCACAGAGACACTAAAGTACTTCATACAGTGCAGGTCTCCTTATTTCAGGAAAGCTGTCAATATATTACAAGCTTCACGATACTGAAGGACACATTGTTTCACaaggatcgatcgatcgatcagaATAGCAGGATATATACGGAGAAAAATAGATCTAGATTCTTGTGTCTTATATTCGGTGGGGTATTGACAGGATCGATGTGGACAAATGTGTCTTGTGGGAGAACCCTGAACTGATGGATCACCAAAAAATAAACATGGTGAAACTCATGGAATTTCAATCAGATCGGCCACAATCCTATTAAAGCGGCAAAATAAGTTTGATGCGAGACACTTAttaacagggctcgaaattagcggttgcccagaTGCCAATGGCAATctacagtcccgccgggcaacctaaaagccatgccattttgcccggcttggcaagcacccgggacacctatcggttaattctgagcgggccccctctctgtctctatcactctccgtctccgcccgctatCTGTGTCTCGGCTCTGCACGACCGGCCGGATTATACATGCGCACTGCCtcggcctgcacatcctctccctgcacatgtgcacaaccagcacatcatcggccgtgatTGTGTGCATGTGCGACCCTGCAcaggcgcactgccacggcaactggtcggcgtcggccactttctccctccctttgcattgaggaagatctggccgccattgctgtcttgGTCGCTGCCTCACCACGACcggtgaaaaccaacgcagaatcactccctggagccgaAGTaattccctggagtaactcttgcttcttggtttcctggtcctccaaaaatattcgaaatggaataaAGCAAaacagggttcttggggaaaaaagagctaccttaaatttagttgggtacctgtggtagggtgaagactattccatgctttaattgtgcgggggaactccatggaacagccagcatctctggatagaaggcccttcggcccacagagtccacgccgaccatcgatcacccactctagttctatcccacacgtcAGTGAcgtatgtcaagagtcaagagtgttttattctctcatgtcccagttagaacaatgaaatccttacttgcagcagcacaacagaatttgtaaacatagtactctgtaaacaatgttataaacgagaaaacaaaactccatacagacagcactcatattcaggatcaattccgggtctctggcaattttaggcagcaactttatggccaatgtactgacccatagccttgaactgaattaaaacatacagtagctgtaatgggggacatagcatcacttagagatttaagactgaaaatttaGTATTTttctttagtaaccaaagttatcaacgtataattttttgtgtgttggaaaataaaatagtggcacagctggtgaacttgctgcctcacaccagagatctgtgttcgatcctgttctcgggcactgcctgcgttgaatttgcacattctccctgcaagcgtgcgggtttcctcccacatcccaaagatgcattggctttgtaggttaacatgtctctgtaaaattgcccctaatgtgcagggagtgggtgaggaaagtggaataacagaacaTGTGAatgggtaaacaaaaatgctgggaaaacgcagcaggtgaggcagcatctatggagcgaaggaaataggtgacgtttcgggtcgagacccttctaggaCTGATGCGACGGAGGCCGTAAGtaggaaggaagaggcggagacagtgggctgagggagagttgggaagcgaaggagaaagcaggggactacctgaaattggaggtcaatgttcataccactggggtgtaaactacccatgcaaaatatgaggtgctgctcctccaatttacggtgggcctcactctggccatggaggaggcccaggacagaaaggtcagattatgaatgggagggagagttgaaatgctgagccaccgggagatcaggttggttgttgTGAACTGAGTggcagcgaagcgatcgccaagcctgcgcttggtctcaccgaggttgatcatacgctgaataatcacatttttgtttggaagtggaaagagataatacaaattgcattcattgcaacgtgtaaaaaaagatgagattctgtattgtaattttgctgcatgtcattgtggtatatatcatgtcttgattggtgaatatgtttagtttgcgtctttatttgaagcagaaataatgtgtatgcttcattgaccataattccaacTGATAACTACGCACTTTGTTCGAGCACAATATTGCACACGTCATgccagccgtcttaaatgaccacctaaactatcatttggcaacctaaaaagctgccgaggttgcccagctggcaacaggggaaaaaagttaagtgagagccctgattaATATCATGTTTGTATATCATACCTTATTGAATCCCAGTTCCAACATCAATCGGTCAGCTACAAATTCAATGTAACGTTTCATTAAGGTGCAGTTCATTCCAATCAGGTTTACTGGCAAAGACTCAGTCAGAAACTCCTGAAATGCAAAGTTTATTTTAAATTCCTTATTTTTAGTAGGTAAAAGATGGAAAATAATACTCAATACCTTGTGCTGTGTAGATTACAGGCACCAAGCAGTACCCTTTCatacaatttttaaaatatatatattaaaaaaattacctGTTCTATATTAACAGCATCCTTAATGATCCCTCGTACCTTCTCCTCTGAAGTTTTTTGTACCAAGTGTTTGAACATCAAGCAGGCAAAATCGCAGTGCAGACCCTGGAACAAACATCACAGCAGCACATTAAGTCTGGCAGAAATTTTGTTTAGATCAGAATGGCACTACTGTATGTAACGAGTCTGCCAATAGAAGTGTACTGCAGAAACCAATCTAACAGATTGGTCAAACAAATGTAATAAATTGAACTACACATCTAACTTTTCCAGCCTCAAAGCTATTTTAACCTTTCAACTGGATAACTCCCATGGTTAGACTTTAAAAAAGAAATCAATAAACGTGGATCCTTTTTCAGATATTTTACTTAATTGATTATTAGCAAACAAGAAATTGCACTACAAGCACAATGCTAAATTTCTACTTTTGCTATAAAGTGGGACATTTCAAGAACTCCTGCTCCTTTAAAGAAGAAAAAGTGACACATCATGAACTACATCAGCCACTCAGAATCCTATCCAAGCAAAAACTATTGCTTTCAGCAGGAAAGTGGAATACTGGAAATTAAACAGCGAGAATTGGTGTTAAAAAAACAATATCATTCATTTTAAAGAGGCTTTGAATCAAATCCACAACCCGGGCAGCTTGATTATCATACCTCATCTCTGCTGATCAGCTCATTGGAGAAAGTCAACCCAGGCATTAAACCTCGCTTCTTCAACCAGAAAATAGCAGCAAATGATCCAGAGAAGAAGATTCCTTCAACAGCAGCAAACGCTACAATCCTCTCACCTGGTAAATTCAAGAATTTAACATATTCAAATGTGTTTAAGCTGTGAATGCAACTTTGTATTTTAAAATACAAgcacctttaaaaaaaatgtttttaattaaaaTGCTTTTATTTATGCAGATCCCATCACACAAGGGATCTGTTTATCCCCAAGGCCTGGAATTTCCACGCTTCAGCTCACTTAGATTTGAGGGAAGACCCAGTGACAATGCATCTGATGGCTCTGACCCCGCTTGTCAGATTTCCTGCAGAGTGCAGGAATTTACTGTTGTAAATCCAATCTCAGGGTGAAACCCAAAATCAGCCCAACCATTAATCCTCTGAAAACTGCCCCAGCCACATCACatggacttgaattgttttccctggaacattggagatggaggggagacctACTCAAAATTGAGGCGTAGATCGCCAACCACCACTTGAGACGCAAGTTGTGGTGCTAAAATGCTAAACTAACAGCAAACATTTGTATTGATTAGACAATTCAAACAGCTTTATCCACCGTTGTCACTGGGGCCAAAAGTGAAGTATTCTAATTCACAAGGGTAATTAAAGGATAAAGTGGGCAGCAGTGCAACAAGTATGcaggaagaggaggaatttctttagtcagaaggtggtgaatctgtggaattcatagccatatgaggctgtggcggccaagtcaatggatatttttacggcagagatagattgattcttgattagcaagggtgtcaggggttatggggagaaggcggctaggagggaaagatagatcagccataattgaatggcagagtagattttaatgggccaaatggcctaattctgctcctatcacatagatTGTTATGCGATATTtctaaaatatccagtgactttgTAATTTCAGGTATTTCCTGGATTAACTGCATGGAGTAAGAATGCACTGCGGTTACATTGGATGTGACGTTATTGTTAGAACTAATTTTCTTTAAAATACCCACTTTCAATAGTAAGTCACTACTCACCAAATGTTGCTTGCTGGTCACCAATCCAACACAGGGCCCAGTCAGCCTTTTTCTTCACACAGGACAAAGTCTCAATTGCATTGAACAAATATTCTCTGTGAAGCAGAATGGATAATTCATAAGCATGAATGCAGAGAAAAGTCAATAATCTGTGGCTGCCATGAGAATTTAATTACCTCTCATTAGAATCCTTAATGTAAGTGTCAATTAGAAGACTGTACATTTCAGAGTGAATATTTTCCATTGCAATTTGGAATCCATAAAAGCAACGAGCCTCTGTTATTTGAACTTCTTGACTGAAACGCTCAACCTTTGGACCAATGAAAGCAAGATCAGCAAATAATCCAAGAAAAAAACTCTTGACTTTAATATTCCAGTTAAAAAcaatacatataaccatataacaattacagcacggaaacaggccatctcgacccttctagtccgtgccgaacacgtattctcctagtcgcatatacctgcgctcagaccataaccctccattcctttcccgtccatataactatccaatttatttttaaatgataaaatcgaacctgcctccaccgccttccctggaagctcattccacacagccaccactctgagtaaagaagttcccctcatgttacccctaaacgtctgtcccttaattctcaagtcatgtccccttgtttgaatcttccctactctcagtgggaaaagcttatccacgtcaactctgtctatccctctcatcattttaaagacctctatcaagtccccccttaaccttctgcgctccaaagaataaagccctaacttgttcaacctttctctgtaacttagttgctgaaacccaggcaacattctagtaaatctcctctgtactctctctattttgttgacatccttcctataattaggcgaccaaaattgtaccccatactccagaattggcctcaccaatgccttgtacaattttaacattacatcccaacttttatactcaatgctctgatttataaaggccagcacaccaaaagctttctttaccaccctatctacatgagattccactttcagggaactgtgcacaattattcccagatccctctgttcacctgcattcttcaattcccttacATCTTACCAAGTTCTCATTAACAATACCATCACTGGCTGCAAAAAATGCCAAGACGTGAGAAATGAAGTATCGCTCCTCTGACTTCAAGGACTCCCAGTGCTGGAGATCCTTTGAGAGATCAACCTACAAAAGCAATTCATAGCTATTAATACCCAGGACAGTCACAAAATTCAACAATAAAACCTTAGGTTGTAACTTCAGAGCAATGCAAAAAAAAGGTACAGAACGACAAGACACGAAAATCTTCACTTTGTTATTGGTGAAATGTGAACCTGGGATGGAGGAAAAGGCTGGATAGTCTGGCATTTGAAAAAATGTCTTAAAATTAAGTATCTTGTGTTTAGAAATAGTTTCATTCAGATATTGATAGACAACAAGGTTATGAGGATCGAAGGTGATCAGAAATAGTCAATTGGCCAAGAATGGGTAGGTGCATAAAGAAAGCAAGAGACAAAACATTATGCATTTATTTTGGGGTAAGAAGGAAAAATCAAGAAAGATAATGGAAAAGTATAGACAGGTTTTGTCTATAGAGATAACTCAATGAAATCAACAATGAGGACCAACAACATCAATTGTTCAGCTGTTAAGCTTAATGACATATGGTGAACAAGAACAACCAAGCTAGAAAGATGAATTCATGACATGCAACTTGTCACCATGGGGGAAAGATTCAGCTCTTGGGGTTCTTCATTATGGAAGCAAAAGGGTTAGATTCCAAAAGATATGCTAATAAAAAAATTCAGGTGTCATTAAACTGTGCACACTTATTTGAGAACAGGAGATAAGAGCTCAAAGTCAAAGCTTTTTCCACCTCAATTTTCAGCTCTACGTACACAACTGATGAAAGACCAGAACTCAATGCACAGGAAGGTTTTTAAACACACGAGTCAGTCATGGTAGAAGTTAGCATTCAACCCCAGTGTTATTTTAGAAACTAAACCACTGCCCAAGTTTTTGCAGTCCAGGAATAAAGGGAATTATCATTTTTCATGCATTCCCTCTCATTGGAAACAGGTTAGCACCAGCTAAGTGTAAAGGTTTGTTAATGGTAACTAATGTCTAAGGTTGCAAGTGGAATGGAGAAAATGCGATTGAAAACAATCAGAAATGCCAAAAATCTGAAAACAAAACGTTGAAATACTCATGAAACTGTAGCATCTTAAGTAAAAAAATACAAACTGTTGGGGGAATTCTGGGTCAGTCAACATTGGTGAAAAGAAAGTTAGATGTTTCAGATCATGTCCCCATTTCAGACAATGAAGAATGCAGTGTTAGGCAGTATGAGGGaatgttgaatatttccagcaattgCAAAGTTTTGTATCCTAGTTCCAACAATGCCACTCATTCATTGCCTCCACCATTAATTTTATTTCCATCGCTTCCAGGCAGAACTGATGTAATAAATAAACCCTCACTGTCACTCTCAGGCAGGTGCATTGTTAAGACCCTTAACTCTTTCccaaaacatttatttatttctgaTGGAAGATTACTGACTTGTGCTACTAGGTTTTTATTTCCATGAATGTGATCCGTAAGATATTACGGCTTCagcatgtagatagaaacaagcacaggttttcagGACATGGATGCCAGTGTGAGCCTTCTTTATTTCACAAAAGTACGCTGTGCATACTCACCCATATTCACGAGACTGATAAGACAGAATATATCACGACACAAACCATACCAATAGTACTGTTCTTAAAGTTACAGTGACCATTATATACACTACTATCCCCTTAAAAAGTAAAATAACGTAAATTAGACaaagaatacattttattaatttAATCTGACGGTTGGTTTACGCACTCCTGAGTGGTTTAGGGGGAGTGTCAGGTTGTGGCTTTAAAGGAGTCAAGTTCAGGATCATTTACCTTTGACTTTATTTGGAGATTCTGCCCTTGCATCTGAATTTGGAATAATACCAAAGTCTGACAGGTCTGCTTCTTCGTCTATGCTTTGCTCTTGTACAGGTTCATCCCTTGCTGGGATCATATGGTTTATGTGCACACTTCTAACATGTCCTCTAATTTCTACCAAGTACCACCTGGTACCACACACTTCAACTACTGTTCCAACCTCCCATGTGTTTGCTTTGTaaggggggctgagaacacaaacCTGATCATGTGTATTGAACCTACGTTCTTCTTGACTTCCACCATAACAACGTTTCTGATCAGATTGTTTGCGTTCAACTTTAGATGGGTTAGGTAGAACCAAACGCAGTCTAGCTCTGAGCCTTCTTTTCATGCGTTCAGCTGGCATATACCCTGTGGTAGATTGTGGCGTGGTACGATATTTCAGTAGCTGGCCGCTGTGACGTACTGAATTACCCTAGTACTATTGCCATTTTCGGTTTAGCACAATTTTCATGTATGGAAAAAAAGGATTCTCACAAATTGAATTATTGGACAGCATTAGTCTCCTGTGCATTTTAAGGACACGTTTAAACTACGCCATAAAACGGATTGCAACACCTACCCCTCACTCTAGCTTTCTGCTATTTGAAAATGTTACACGTCTGTTGGTTCAGTTATTATCTGGGAGAACAGCGACAAGGGTCCAGGATAGTTAGCGTCTGTTGAAAAATATTTGCTGTTTTCCAATACTTATGATGAACAATTAAACATGTACTCAAGTTAAACCGGTTATTAATAGGGAAACGTGGACCAGCCGGATTAAAACATTTCCAGCATAATTTTTGTATATGAAAAATGCATTCTCCTGCGAATTTATTTTTTTCAGCAGTAATTATTCTAGCTCCCATCGACGTCTCCTGTATATTTTAAGGATAAGTTTAAACTGCGCGCCATAAACAGGGTTGCAACACCCACCCCTCCCTTTTCCATTCTTGCACAACTCGAGTATAGAAACTAAAACAGAAGATAAATATTCAAAGAACTCCAGACGCCTCCTCCTGGCTTGTTAGGCACAATACAGGTATAAAATACAGCTGTTCGTTAATCGGAGAACAATGGGACCGCTATAGAGCCCAGGTTAAAACACTTAAGGGCTGTTCTAATTTCAAAGTCCAGAAAGTAATGAATATCAGACAAATTTAAACTTTGTAATGAAAAATATTAGCTGTTAGGAAGCTACCTC containing:
- the rrm2 gene encoding ribonucleoside-diphosphate reductase subunit M2, translating into MLPARTPLAAKNENVVFTKMSDVSLNDKENTPPSLSSTRVLASKTARNIFAEAQAKPGKSSDSSRLQDEPLLRENPRRFVIFPIQYHDVWRMYKKAEASFWTAEEVDLSKDLQHWESLKSEERYFISHVLAFFAASDGIVNENLVERFSQEVQITEARCFYGFQIAMENIHSEMYSLLIDTYIKDSNEREYLFNAIETLSCVKKKADWALCWIGDQQATFGERIVAFAAVEGIFFSGSFAAIFWLKKRGLMPGLTFSNELISRDEGLHCDFACLMFKHLVQKTSEEKVRGIIKDAVNIEQEFLTESLPVNLIGMNCTLMKRYIEFVADRLMLELGFNKIYKAENPFDFMENISLEGKTNFFEKRVGEYQRMGVMAKSADNSFSLDAEF